The Proteus vulgaris genome has a segment encoding these proteins:
- the metH_1 gene encoding B12-dependent methionine synthase gives MNAGQLAIYDSLPDELRNAVEDVILNRHEESTDNLLALAERYRGTKSDEQNHQLAEWRQWDVEKRLEYALVKGITEFIVEDTEACRQQASSPIEVIEGPLMNGMNIVGDLFGEGKMFLPQVVKSARVMKQAVAYLEPYIQATKQAGTSAGKILLATVKGDVHDIGKNIVGVVLQCNNYEIIDLGVMVPCDKILQTAIDEKVDIIGLSGLITPSLDEMVNVAKEMERRSFSLPLMIGGATTSKAHTAVKIEPNYSHPTVYVQNASRTVGVVAALLSETQKADFVAKTRREYEIVRQQYARKKPRTPPVSLDIARSNALKIDWQNYTPPKPNQLGVQEITASIDVLREYIDWTPFFMTWSLAGKYPRILEDDVVGEEAKRVFSDANAMLDKLSHENLLTPKGIMGIFPANRLGDDIVIYQDESRQHALLHSCHLRQQTEKKEFPNYCLADFIAPVESGVPDYFGAFAVTGGLEEDTLANAYDNAHDDYNKIMVKALSDRLAEAFAEYLHQQVRTKIWGYSPDENLSNDELIREKYQGTRPAPGYPACPEHTEKAKIWQLLDVENRIGMKLTDAYAMWPGASVSGWYFSHSESKYFAVAQIQKDQVEDYAKRRGMSVSEVERWLAPNLGYES, from the coding sequence GTGAATGCAGGACAACTTGCTATTTACGACTCATTGCCTGATGAGCTACGTAATGCTGTAGAAGACGTTATTTTAAATCGCCATGAAGAAAGCACTGATAATCTATTAGCATTGGCAGAGCGTTATCGTGGAACGAAAAGTGATGAACAAAACCATCAACTTGCTGAATGGCGACAATGGGATGTAGAGAAACGTCTAGAATACGCTTTAGTTAAAGGGATCACCGAATTTATTGTTGAAGATACCGAAGCGTGTCGTCAACAGGCCTCAAGTCCGATTGAGGTTATTGAAGGGCCATTGATGAATGGTATGAATATCGTCGGTGATTTGTTCGGTGAAGGTAAAATGTTCTTACCTCAAGTTGTAAAATCAGCGCGAGTGATGAAGCAAGCTGTTGCGTATCTTGAGCCTTATATTCAAGCCACTAAACAAGCAGGTACTTCCGCAGGTAAAATTTTACTGGCTACCGTAAAAGGCGACGTTCACGATATCGGTAAAAATATTGTGGGTGTTGTTTTGCAGTGTAATAACTATGAGATTATTGATTTGGGTGTGATGGTGCCTTGCGATAAGATCCTGCAAACGGCGATTGATGAAAAAGTCGATATTATTGGTCTTTCAGGTCTGATTACCCCGTCACTTGATGAAATGGTGAATGTGGCTAAAGAGATGGAAAGGCGGAGCTTTTCGTTGCCATTAATGATTGGTGGTGCCACAACGTCTAAAGCTCATACTGCCGTAAAAATAGAACCAAATTATAGTCATCCTACCGTTTATGTACAAAATGCATCACGTACGGTAGGTGTTGTAGCTGCTCTATTATCTGAAACTCAAAAAGCTGATTTTGTTGCAAAAACACGGCGTGAATATGAAATAGTACGCCAGCAATACGCTAGAAAAAAACCACGTACACCGCCAGTCTCTTTAGATATTGCGCGATCCAATGCACTCAAAATTGATTGGCAGAATTACACGCCCCCCAAACCGAACCAACTAGGTGTGCAAGAAATTACGGCAAGCATTGATGTGTTGCGTGAATATATCGACTGGACACCTTTCTTTATGACGTGGTCTTTAGCAGGAAAATACCCGCGTATTTTAGAAGATGACGTGGTGGGTGAAGAGGCGAAACGGGTATTTTCTGATGCAAATGCGATGCTGGATAAGCTAAGTCATGAAAACTTACTCACACCTAAAGGGATTATGGGGATCTTCCCTGCTAATCGTCTGGGGGATGATATTGTTATTTATCAAGATGAAAGCCGACAGCATGCGTTATTGCACAGTTGCCATTTGCGTCAGCAAACAGAGAAAAAAGAGTTTCCTAACTACTGTTTAGCAGATTTTATTGCGCCCGTAGAAAGTGGTGTTCCTGACTATTTCGGGGCTTTTGCTGTAACTGGAGGGCTAGAAGAAGACACGCTAGCCAATGCTTATGATAATGCTCATGATGATTACAATAAAATTATGGTCAAAGCGTTATCAGATAGATTAGCAGAAGCTTTTGCTGAATATCTGCACCAACAAGTGAGAACAAAAATTTGGGGTTATAGTCCTGATGAAAATCTCTCTAATGACGAGCTTATTCGAGAAAAATATCAAGGAACACGTCCTGCGCCGGGATATCCAGCTTGTCCTGAACACACAGAAAAAGCGAAAATTTGGCAGTTGCTTGATGTTGAAAATCGCATTGGTATGAAGCTAACAGATGCTTATGCTATGTGGCCAGGTGCTTCAGTATCCGGTTGGTATTTTAGTCATTCTGAAAGTAAATATTTCGCGGTTGCTCAAATACAAAAAGATCAGGTTGAAGATTACGCAAAACGCCGAGGGATGAGCGTGAGTGAAGTTGAACGCTGGTTAGCACCTAATTTAGGGTATGAGTCTTAG
- the metH_2 gene encoding B12-dependent methionine synthase, with amino-acid sequence MANIKQQLVEALEKRILVLDGAMGTMIQQYQLTESDYRGERFADWGCDVKGNNDLLVLTQPQIIADIHDAYFQAGADIVETNTFNSTSIAMADYQMESLCFELNEEAAKLAKTCADKWSTLTPDKPRYVAGVLGPTNRTASISPDVNDPAFRNVSFDKLVVAYREATRGLIKGGVDLIMVETIFDTLNAKAAIFAIKCEFESLNIELPVMISGTITDASGRTLTGQTTEAFYHSLRHADALSFGLNCALGPKELRQYIQTLSQISETYVSAHPNAGLPNAFGGYDLDAQEMAEQIKEWAQSGFLNIVGGCCGTTPEHILAISQAVEGIAPRTLPTLKKACRLSGLEPLVIDENSLFVNVGERTNVTGSAKFKRLIKEGNYQEALDVARQQVENGAQIIDINMDEGMLDAVEAMTRFLNLIAGEPDIAKVPVMIDSSKWEVIEEGLKCIQGKGIVNSISMKEGEVPFLEHAKLVRKYGAAVVVMAFDEVGQADTRERKIEICRRAYQLLTEQAGFPPEDIIFDPNIFAVATGIAEHNNYAVDFIEVCADIKSQLPYALISGGVSNVSFSFRGNDPVREAIHSVFSLLRRKKWHGYGDCECRTTCYLRLIA; translated from the coding sequence GTGGCAAACATAAAACAACAACTAGTGGAAGCATTAGAAAAACGTATCTTAGTACTTGATGGTGCAATGGGTACAATGATCCAGCAATATCAACTGACAGAATCTGATTATCGAGGTGAGCGTTTTGCTGATTGGGGTTGTGATGTTAAAGGAAATAATGATCTTTTAGTGTTAACACAACCCCAAATTATTGCCGATATTCATGACGCTTATTTCCAGGCGGGGGCTGATATTGTTGAAACCAACACCTTTAACTCGACTTCCATTGCGATGGCTGATTATCAGATGGAGTCGCTCTGTTTTGAATTAAATGAAGAAGCGGCAAAATTAGCGAAAACCTGTGCAGATAAATGGAGTACTTTAACTCCCGATAAACCGCGTTATGTCGCTGGTGTTTTAGGACCAACAAATAGAACGGCGTCCATATCTCCTGATGTTAATGATCCCGCTTTTCGTAATGTTTCATTTGATAAGTTGGTGGTCGCGTATCGAGAAGCGACTCGAGGGTTAATTAAAGGCGGTGTCGATTTAATTATGGTCGAAACTATTTTCGACACATTAAATGCGAAAGCAGCTATTTTTGCGATAAAATGTGAATTTGAATCGCTGAATATTGAATTACCTGTGATGATATCTGGCACCATTACAGATGCTTCAGGAAGAACGTTAACGGGTCAAACCACAGAAGCATTCTACCACTCCTTACGCCATGCCGATGCGCTTTCATTTGGTTTAAACTGTGCGCTAGGCCCTAAAGAATTACGCCAATATATTCAAACACTTTCACAAATTTCTGAAACCTATGTCAGTGCTCATCCTAATGCAGGTTTACCTAATGCGTTTGGAGGCTATGACTTAGACGCTCAAGAAATGGCTGAGCAAATTAAAGAGTGGGCACAATCTGGTTTTCTCAATATTGTGGGAGGATGTTGTGGAACAACACCTGAACATATTCTTGCAATTTCACAAGCAGTAGAAGGTATTGCCCCAAGAACATTACCAACTCTTAAGAAAGCGTGTCGCCTTTCAGGTTTAGAACCTTTAGTGATTGATGAGAACTCATTGTTTGTGAATGTGGGGGAACGAACTAACGTAACGGGCTCTGCAAAATTTAAGCGCTTGATAAAAGAAGGTAATTATCAAGAAGCATTGGATGTTGCGCGTCAGCAAGTTGAAAATGGTGCTCAAATCATCGATATCAACATGGATGAAGGCATGTTAGATGCAGTTGAAGCCATGACACGTTTTCTCAACCTTATTGCTGGTGAGCCTGATATTGCCAAGGTTCCGGTGATGATCGACTCTTCAAAATGGGAAGTAATCGAAGAGGGATTAAAGTGTATCCAAGGCAAGGGAATTGTTAACTCGATTTCTATGAAAGAGGGAGAAGTTCCTTTTCTTGAACATGCTAAATTAGTGCGTAAATATGGTGCTGCTGTCGTTGTTATGGCGTTTGATGAAGTGGGGCAAGCGGATACTAGAGAGCGTAAAATCGAAATCTGTCGCCGGGCTTATCAGTTATTAACAGAGCAAGCAGGTTTTCCACCTGAAGATATTATTTTTGATCCTAATATTTTTGCAGTCGCGACAGGTATTGCTGAACATAATAATTATGCTGTTGATTTTATTGAAGTCTGTGCAGATATTAAATCTCAACTACCTTATGCTTTAATTTCTGGTGGGGTATCTAACGTTTCATTCTCATTTCGAGGGAACGATCCTGTTCGTGAAGCTATTCACTCTGTTTTTTCTTTATTACGCCGTAAAAAATGGCATGGATATGGGGATTGTGAATGCAGGACAACTTGCTATTTACGACTCATTGCCTGA
- the iclR gene encoding transcriptional repressor IclR: protein MTVSPTNKKVRKTKTTATQSTAQGGPVQSLSRGLTLLEYISESPGGIALTDLAFQAGLPNSTTHRLLTTLQQHGFVRQVGDLGLWVVGTHAFIVGSSFLQTRNLLVMVHPILRQLMEDSGETVNLAILDQIEFDAVIVDQVQCNALMRMSAPIGGKLPMHASGAGKAFLSTLPENKLLPLLQKKGLMAYTPHTRTLPSSLKENLEQARKQGFSFDDEEHALGLRCIGACIYDEHHQPFAAISLSGPVSRMTDSRITELGAMVIKAAKQISREYGGIKS, encoded by the coding sequence ATGACAGTTTCCCCTACAAATAAAAAAGTGCGTAAGACGAAAACAACTGCCACTCAAAGCACTGCACAAGGAGGGCCGGTTCAGTCGTTAAGTCGTGGACTGACATTATTGGAATATATTTCCGAATCTCCGGGTGGTATTGCCCTAACTGATCTCGCCTTTCAAGCTGGATTACCCAATTCCACAACGCACCGCTTACTCACTACACTTCAACAGCATGGTTTTGTCCGTCAAGTTGGAGATTTAGGATTGTGGGTTGTTGGTACACATGCTTTTATTGTTGGTAGTAGCTTTCTGCAAACTCGTAATCTTTTAGTGATGGTGCATCCTATTTTGCGTCAGTTGATGGAAGATTCTGGTGAAACCGTCAATCTGGCTATTCTTGACCAAATTGAATTTGATGCCGTAATCGTCGATCAAGTGCAATGTAATGCACTAATGAGAATGTCAGCACCTATTGGTGGTAAATTACCGATGCATGCATCAGGTGCCGGTAAAGCATTTCTTTCAACATTACCAGAAAATAAATTACTGCCTTTACTCCAGAAAAAAGGCTTGATGGCCTATACCCCACATACCCGAACACTTCCTTCATCTTTAAAAGAAAACCTAGAGCAGGCCCGTAAACAAGGCTTCTCTTTTGATGATGAAGAGCATGCTTTAGGCCTACGTTGCATTGGCGCTTGTATTTATGATGAACACCACCAGCCTTTTGCCGCAATTTCACTTTCAGGGCCCGTATCTAGAATGACAGATTCACGCATCACTGAATTAGGCGCAATGGTTATCAAAGCAGCAAAACAAATTAGTCGTGAATATGGTGGAATAAAAAGTTAA
- the edd gene encoding phosphogluconate dehydratase yields MNPKNHDPIQNDFVPLNETVKQVTERIITRSQLTRRAYLKKIEVAKSQTVHRAQLACGNLAHGFAACQADDKNRLKNMVHNDIAIITAYNDMLSAHQPYENYPQKIKKALHAVGAVGQVAGGVPAMCDGVTQGQDGMELSLLSRDVIAMSAAVGLSHNMFDGALYLGICDKIVPGLTMAALSFGHLPAIFVPAGPMTSGLPNKEKVRIRQLYAEGKVDRNALLEAEAASYHSIGTCTFYGTANSNQMVMEMMGLHLPGASFVHPDTPLRDALTEAAASQIVRLTENSGNYLPIGQLVDEKVIVNGIIALLTTGGSTNLTMHLVAMARAAGIIINWDDFSELSQVVPLIARIYPNGPADINQFQAAGGIALIIRELLKKGLIHRDVNTVAGFGIERYTLEPWLNEGKLDWREGSTSSLDKDVIADINTPFSSHGGTQVMQGNLGRAVMKTSAVPDENKIIEAPAVVFNSQHDIATKFEAGELNKDCVVVVRYQGPQANGMPELHKLMPPLGVLMDKGYKVALVTDGRLSGASGKVPAAIHVTPEAINGGLLSKVHDGDIIRVDGKTGELTLLVDEQTLNARQDKVPDLSANDIGCGRELFVNLRRHLSGAEQGACCIDF; encoded by the coding sequence ATGAACCCTAAAAACCATGACCCAATTCAGAACGACTTTGTTCCGCTTAACGAGACTGTAAAACAGGTGACAGAGCGTATTATTACTCGCTCACAATTGACCCGTCGCGCTTATCTGAAAAAAATTGAAGTTGCAAAAAGCCAAACAGTACATCGTGCTCAGTTGGCTTGCGGTAATTTAGCTCATGGTTTCGCTGCTTGTCAGGCTGATGATAAAAATCGCCTAAAAAATATGGTTCATAATGATATTGCCATTATCACTGCTTACAATGATATGTTGTCAGCGCATCAACCATATGAAAATTATCCTCAAAAAATTAAAAAAGCATTACATGCTGTTGGTGCCGTAGGGCAAGTTGCGGGCGGTGTTCCAGCTATGTGCGATGGTGTCACTCAGGGTCAAGACGGCATGGAGTTATCACTCCTTAGCCGTGATGTGATTGCAATGTCAGCGGCTGTTGGTTTATCCCATAATATGTTTGATGGTGCACTCTATTTAGGGATCTGCGATAAAATTGTTCCTGGACTGACGATGGCAGCACTCTCTTTTGGTCATCTTCCTGCTATTTTTGTTCCTGCAGGTCCAATGACGAGTGGTTTACCTAATAAAGAAAAAGTACGTATTCGCCAGCTTTATGCTGAAGGTAAAGTGGATCGTAACGCTTTGTTAGAAGCCGAAGCTGCATCTTACCATAGCATTGGTACCTGCACCTTTTACGGTACAGCGAACTCAAATCAGATGGTCATGGAAATGATGGGACTACATTTACCTGGCGCTTCTTTTGTCCATCCAGATACACCATTACGTGATGCATTGACTGAGGCGGCAGCTAGCCAAATAGTACGTCTTACTGAGAACTCCGGTAACTACCTCCCTATCGGTCAATTAGTTGACGAGAAGGTGATTGTAAATGGCATTATTGCTCTGTTAACAACAGGCGGATCCACTAACCTGACAATGCATTTAGTTGCGATGGCACGCGCGGCTGGCATTATCATTAATTGGGATGATTTTTCTGAACTTTCACAAGTCGTGCCACTGATTGCTCGCATTTATCCTAATGGACCTGCTGATATCAACCAGTTTCAAGCCGCAGGTGGTATTGCACTGATTATTCGTGAACTACTGAAAAAAGGCTTAATTCATCGTGATGTCAATACTGTTGCAGGATTTGGTATTGAACGTTATACCTTAGAACCTTGGCTAAATGAGGGTAAGCTCGATTGGCGTGAAGGTTCGACAAGCTCTTTAGATAAAGATGTCATCGCTGATATCAATACACCTTTTTCCTCACATGGTGGCACACAAGTAATGCAAGGTAATTTAGGTAGAGCTGTAATGAAAACCTCTGCTGTCCCTGATGAGAATAAAATTATCGAAGCACCTGCTGTTGTCTTTAATAGCCAACATGATATTGCCACTAAATTTGAAGCAGGTGAGTTAAATAAAGATTGTGTGGTGGTTGTACGTTATCAAGGGCCACAAGCCAACGGTATGCCAGAATTACATAAATTAATGCCGCCACTGGGGGTATTAATGGATAAAGGCTACAAAGTCGCATTAGTGACTGATGGTCGACTTTCAGGTGCATCAGGTAAAGTACCAGCTGCAATTCATGTCACGCCAGAAGCTATTAATGGTGGTTTATTATCCAAAGTACACGATGGCGATATCATTCGTGTTGATGGTAAAACCGGTGAGTTAACACTCCTTGTTGATGAACAAACACTCAATGCTCGCCAAGATAAAGTGCCTGATTTAAGTGCAAATGATATAGGCTGTGGCCGTGAACTGTTTGTGAATTTGCGTCGTCATTTATCCGGAGCTGAACAAGGTGCTTGTTGTATTGATTTTTAA
- the eda_2 gene encoding keto-hydroxyglutarate-aldolase/keto-deoxy-phosphogluconate aldolase, whose amino-acid sequence MMNHWNTSAESVLKSGPVVPVIVINHIDEAVPVAKALVAGGVRVLEVTLRTDCAIDAIRRIAKEVPEAIVGAGTVINPQQLAQVTEAGAQFAISPGLTDALLKAAVAGNIPLIPGISTVSELMLGMSYGLNEFKFFPAEANGGVKALKAIAGPFSKVRFCPTGGISPDNYRNYLALESVLCIGGSWLVPNDAVKAGDFQRITELAKEAVAGAQR is encoded by the coding sequence ATGATGAATCATTGGAATACGAGTGCAGAGTCTGTACTAAAATCAGGGCCAGTTGTTCCTGTTATTGTTATTAATCATATTGATGAAGCGGTACCAGTTGCAAAAGCTTTAGTTGCAGGTGGCGTAAGGGTTTTAGAAGTCACATTACGTACAGATTGCGCTATTGACGCCATCCGCCGTATTGCAAAAGAAGTGCCAGAAGCCATTGTAGGTGCAGGAACTGTGATTAATCCGCAACAATTAGCACAAGTTACTGAGGCAGGCGCTCAATTTGCTATTAGCCCTGGATTAACAGATGCACTACTTAAAGCAGCTGTTGCGGGGAATATTCCTTTAATTCCAGGTATTTCAACGGTTTCTGAATTAATGCTAGGGATGAGTTACGGTTTAAATGAATTTAAATTTTTCCCAGCAGAAGCTAATGGGGGTGTTAAAGCATTAAAAGCGATTGCAGGACCATTCTCAAAAGTTCGCTTTTGCCCAACTGGAGGCATTTCACCAGATAATTATCGTAATTATCTTGCGCTAGAAAGCGTACTTTGTATTGGTGGCTCCTGGTTAGTCCCTAATGATGCGGTTAAAGCAGGTGATTTCCAGCGTATTACTGAATTAGCTAAAGAAGCCGTTGCTGGCGCTCAGCGCTAA
- the aceK gene encoding bifunctional isocitrate dehydrogenase kinase/phosphatase protein, producing the protein MTPEDLIAQTILQGFDAQYGRFLEITSGAQYRFEQADWHGAQLAMKERIRLYDNHVGLVVEQLRSIRHDIDKESFFLQKVKENYTLLLPNYPRFEIAESFFNSVYCRLFHHRELNKKNLFVFSSQPAYRFTQAPRPLSKQFVIQSDLATLLHDILSRLPLRLPWQNKQRDITSICNVLNAQYSSLQLHNAVFHIANELFYRNKAAWLIGKIVIDNQYIPFLLPIHNIEQQLLIDTCLITADEASIVFGFARSYFMVYAPFPAALVAWLRDILPGKSIAELYMSIGCQKHGKTEYYREYLAFMNFSSEQFIEAPGVKGMVMLVFTLPTYDRVFKVIKDKFAPQKTITAERVKECYQLVKEHDRVGRMADTQEFENFVIDKKRISPELMVILEQEIPNKLEDLGDKLLIRHLYMERRMTPLNIYMAQCDDNQLKAVVEDYGQALKELIAANIFPGDMLFKNFGVTRHHRVIFYDYDEISYITDMNFRAIPPARYPEDELASEPWYSVALNDVFPEEFRYFLCSDKQVCCYFEAQHRDLLSPEYWQQQQQRIKEGYIEDVYAYSQTKRFVYCDPSG; encoded by the coding sequence ATGACGCCGGAAGATTTGATTGCTCAAACAATTTTACAAGGTTTTGATGCTCAATATGGTCGTTTCCTTGAGATAACGTCAGGAGCGCAATATCGTTTTGAGCAAGCAGATTGGCACGGTGCTCAGCTAGCGATGAAAGAGCGCATCCGTTTATATGATAATCATGTTGGATTAGTGGTTGAACAGCTTAGGTCTATTCGTCATGATATTGATAAAGAAAGTTTTTTTTTACAAAAAGTAAAAGAAAACTATACATTATTACTCCCCAATTATCCTCGATTTGAGATTGCAGAAAGCTTTTTTAATTCTGTTTATTGTCGTCTATTTCATCATCGTGAATTAAATAAAAAAAACCTCTTTGTTTTTTCCTCGCAACCTGCTTATCGCTTTACACAAGCGCCTCGACCGTTATCAAAGCAGTTTGTTATTCAAAGTGATTTGGCGACATTGTTGCATGACATTCTATCACGTTTACCTTTACGATTGCCGTGGCAAAATAAGCAACGAGATATTACTTCAATCTGTAATGTGCTTAATGCCCAATATTCTTCTTTGCAGTTACACAATGCGGTATTTCATATTGCAAATGAACTATTTTATCGTAATAAGGCTGCTTGGCTAATAGGTAAAATTGTGATTGATAATCAATATATTCCGTTCTTATTACCTATTCATAATATTGAACAACAATTGTTGATTGATACTTGTTTGATAACCGCAGATGAAGCCAGCATTGTCTTTGGTTTTGCCCGTTCTTATTTTATGGTTTATGCCCCATTTCCTGCGGCATTAGTCGCATGGCTAAGAGATATATTACCGGGTAAATCTATCGCTGAGCTTTATATGTCTATAGGATGCCAAAAACACGGTAAAACAGAATACTACCGGGAATACCTTGCTTTTATGAATTTTTCATCGGAGCAATTTATCGAAGCACCTGGAGTAAAAGGTATGGTGATGTTGGTATTTACGTTACCAACGTATGATCGCGTTTTTAAAGTCATCAAAGATAAGTTCGCACCACAGAAAACAATCACAGCAGAGCGCGTAAAAGAGTGCTACCAGTTGGTTAAAGAGCACGATCGTGTTGGACGAATGGCGGATACTCAAGAGTTTGAGAATTTCGTGATCGATAAGAAAAGAATTAGTCCTGAATTAATGGTTATTTTGGAACAAGAGATCCCCAATAAATTAGAAGATCTGGGTGATAAATTACTGATCCGTCATCTTTATATGGAACGAAGAATGACGCCACTTAATATCTATATGGCGCAGTGTGATGATAATCAACTTAAAGCAGTCGTTGAAGACTACGGGCAAGCATTAAAAGAGCTTATCGCTGCGAATATTTTTCCCGGTGACATGTTATTTAAAAACTTTGGTGTAACTCGTCATCATCGTGTTATTTTCTATGATTATGATGAAATTAGTTATATAACAGATATGAATTTTCGGGCGATCCCGCCAGCTCGTTATCCTGAAGATGAATTAGCCAGTGAACCCTGGTATAGCGTTGCACTTAATGATGTTTTCCCAGAAGAATTTCGTTATTTTTTATGCAGTGATAAGCAAGTTTGTTGTTATTTTGAGGCTCAACATCGTGATCTTTTATCACCAGAGTATTGGCAACAACAACAGCAAAGAATTAAAGAAGGGTATATTGAAGATGTTTACGCTTATTCTCAAACTAAGCGATTTGTTTATTGTGATCCGTCAGGATAA
- the aceA gene encoding isocitrate lyase — translation MTISRSEQIAQLEKEWEQPRWKGITRPYSAEDVIKLRGSVNPEHTLARRGAQRLWSSLNGKSKKGYVNALGALTGGQALQQAKAGLEAVYLSGWQVAADANTAASMYPDQSLYPVDSVPNVVQRINNTFRRADQIQWSNGIGPQHKDYIDFFLPIVADAEAGFGGVLNAFELMKAMIEAGAAGVHFEDQLAAVKKCGHMGGKVLVPTQEAVQKLVAARLAADVSDVPTLLVARTDADAADLLTSDCDPYDSSFLTGERTPEGFFCTHAGIDQAISRGLAYAPYADLVWCETSLPDLKMAAKFAEAIHDKYPGKMLAYNCSPSFNWKKNLDDRTIAHFQDELSAMGYKFQFITLAGIHSMWFNMFDLAHDYAKGEGMKHYVEKVQQKEFAALNQGYTFSSHQQEVGTGYFDKVTTIIQGGMSSVTALTGSTEEQQF, via the coding sequence ATGACTATTAGTAGATCAGAGCAAATCGCCCAATTAGAGAAAGAGTGGGAACAACCTCGCTGGAAAGGTATTACTCGTCCTTATAGCGCTGAAGATGTCATTAAATTAAGAGGTTCGGTTAACCCAGAACATACCTTAGCGCGACGTGGCGCTCAAAGGCTTTGGTCATCATTAAATGGAAAATCGAAGAAAGGTTATGTTAATGCACTCGGTGCTTTAACGGGTGGGCAAGCCTTGCAACAAGCAAAAGCAGGATTAGAAGCGGTTTATCTTTCAGGCTGGCAAGTTGCTGCAGATGCTAACACCGCGGCAAGTATGTATCCTGATCAATCTTTATACCCTGTTGATTCAGTGCCTAATGTTGTTCAGCGTATTAATAATACCTTTAGACGTGCAGATCAAATTCAATGGTCAAATGGTATTGGCCCTCAACATAAAGACTATATTGATTTTTTTCTTCCTATTGTGGCTGATGCGGAGGCTGGCTTTGGGGGAGTATTAAATGCTTTTGAATTAATGAAAGCCATGATTGAAGCTGGGGCAGCGGGGGTTCACTTTGAAGATCAGTTAGCTGCTGTAAAAAAATGTGGCCATATGGGGGGAAAAGTATTAGTTCCAACCCAAGAGGCTGTACAAAAGCTGGTTGCAGCACGTTTAGCTGCTGATGTATCTGATGTGCCAACGTTATTGGTTGCAAGAACAGATGCTGATGCTGCTGATCTCTTAACTTCAGATTGCGATCCTTATGATAGTTCGTTCTTAACAGGGGAACGTACACCTGAAGGCTTCTTCTGTACTCATGCAGGTATCGATCAAGCTATCAGCCGAGGTCTAGCTTATGCGCCTTATGCTGATCTGGTGTGGTGTGAAACATCGCTCCCTGATTTGAAAATGGCGGCTAAATTTGCAGAAGCTATTCACGATAAATATCCCGGAAAAATGCTGGCTTATAACTGTTCACCTTCCTTTAATTGGAAAAAGAATCTTGATGATCGCACGATTGCACATTTCCAAGATGAGCTCTCGGCAATGGGATACAAATTCCAATTTATTACTTTAGCAGGGATTCATAGCATGTGGTTCAACATGTTTGATTTAGCACATGATTATGCCAAGGGCGAAGGTATGAAACATTATGTTGAGAAGGTACAACAAAAAGAGTTTGCTGCACTTAATCAAGGTTATACCTTCTCATCACATCAACAAGAAGTAGGGACCGGTTATTTTGATAAAGTGACGACGATTATTCAAGGTGGTATGTCTTCTGTGACGGCATTAACGGGCTCAACAGAAGAGCAGCAATTCTAA